In a single window of the Flavobacterium sp. W4I14 genome:
- a CDS encoding hypothetical protein (product_source=COG4278; cog=COG4278; superfamily=49265), which yields MMKPEYVTILPDEREVNYADDPLWQRIYDYSPDNEDFAIPFSRKLAVTEGWTRRFTLLAIAEYKRFVYLCCISQNGASPSIVVDKVWHMHLLYTVEYWEKFCPLVLGRNLHHYPNVGGIVEYNKHQDWYLETLKLYLIIFKENPPPDFWRMPKDILPHLLDKKDATSSQNSKKSFYNKITGIIISRFQFLSKVKLMPDKERKKSV from the coding sequence ATGATGAAACCTGAATATGTCACGATATTACCTGATGAAAGAGAGGTAAATTATGCAGACGATCCTTTGTGGCAACGGATTTATGACTATTCGCCAGATAATGAAGATTTTGCAATCCCTTTTTCGCGAAAATTAGCAGTTACCGAGGGCTGGACAAGACGGTTTACTTTACTGGCGATAGCAGAGTATAAGCGTTTTGTGTATCTCTGTTGTATATCACAGAACGGGGCATCGCCTTCTATTGTTGTTGATAAGGTATGGCATATGCACCTGCTATATACGGTAGAGTACTGGGAAAAATTCTGCCCATTGGTTTTAGGTCGGAATTTACATCATTATCCCAACGTGGGGGGTATTGTGGAATACAATAAACATCAGGATTGGTATTTAGAAACATTAAAACTTTATCTGATTATCTTCAAAGAAAACCCTCCTCCTGATTTTTGGAGAATGCCCAAGGATATTTTACCACATTTATTAGATAAGAAAGATGCCACCTCTTCACAAAACAGTAAGAAATCGTTTTACAACAAAATTACAGGTATCATAATAAGTAGATTTCAATTCCTTAGCAAGGTTAAGCTTATGCCAGATAAAGAGCGGAAAAAATCAGTATAA
- a CDS encoding peroxiredoxin (product_source=COG1225; cath_funfam=3.40.30.10; cleavage_site_network=SignalP-noTM; cog=COG1225; pfam=PF00578; superfamily=52833), translating to MKRIILLTALAVVLSLQTKAQKGLKEGDKAPMFSGVDQNGKTVSLKGALKAHRSVVLFFYRGQWCPYCNKHIKELQDSLSLLSGKDAYVIGVTPETKENIDKTIKKTSAGFSILQDKDDEIMKAYNVNFMMDEATFTKYKGYGINLEDNNGNTRHTLPVPATYIIDRSGKIKYVHFNPNYQKRASVKLLLSKL from the coding sequence ATGAAAAGGATTATCTTACTTACAGCGTTAGCTGTTGTATTATCGCTGCAAACAAAAGCACAAAAAGGTTTAAAGGAAGGTGATAAAGCGCCTATGTTTAGTGGAGTGGACCAAAATGGTAAAACCGTGAGTTTGAAAGGTGCACTTAAAGCGCACCGTTCTGTGGTATTATTCTTTTATCGCGGTCAATGGTGCCCCTATTGTAATAAACACATTAAAGAGCTGCAAGATTCTTTAAGTTTATTAAGTGGAAAAGATGCTTATGTTATTGGCGTTACACCCGAAACAAAAGAAAACATCGATAAAACAATCAAAAAAACGAGCGCAGGCTTTTCTATTCTTCAGGATAAAGACGATGAGATTATGAAAGCCTACAATGTTAACTTTATGATGGACGAAGCAACTTTTACGAAATACAAGGGTTATGGTATAAATTTAGAAGACAACAACGGGAATACTCGACATACCTTACCTGTTCCTGCAACCTATATCATCGATCGTTCAGGTAAAATTAAATATGTTCATTTCAATCCCAACTATCAAAAAAGAGCCTCTGTGAAACTTTTGCTTTCGAAACTTTAG
- a CDS encoding hypothetical protein (product_source=Hypo-rule applied; cath_funfam=3.40.970.40; superfamily=50729; transmembrane_helix_parts=Inside_1_11,TMhelix_12_34,Outside_35_37,TMhelix_38_60,Inside_61_156) produces the protein MILYKRAWDSGNCSCTAALFLFSFIVMVIISFFSEDKWALSISLYASAILTFILVTVRVVGYWAQREEKTVLLKVCGEGLYYYEHDALIQWKVITDIQIVDHKLSVSAGGKRALDFTLNLLDTNLQERFDDFCQLLNRYYYPKTVYIYESSVSCGC, from the coding sequence ATGATTTTGTATAAAAGGGCTTGGGACTCTGGCAATTGCTCATGTACGGCGGCCTTGTTTTTGTTTTCATTTATAGTTATGGTTATTATTTCCTTTTTTTCGGAAGACAAATGGGCCTTATCTATCTCCCTTTATGCTTCTGCCATACTAACTTTTATATTAGTAACCGTAAGAGTAGTGGGTTATTGGGCTCAGCGTGAAGAAAAAACAGTGCTATTAAAGGTATGTGGCGAAGGACTTTATTACTATGAGCATGATGCCCTTATCCAATGGAAAGTTATAACCGATATACAGATTGTTGACCATAAACTTTCGGTTTCTGCTGGCGGCAAACGTGCGTTGGATTTTACATTAAATTTATTGGACACCAACCTACAGGAAAGGTTCGACGATTTCTGCCAGTTGCTTAACAGGTATTATTATCCCAAAACCGTTTATATTTATGAATCTTCAGTTTCTTGTGGCTGCTAA
- a CDS encoding hypothetical protein (product_source=Hypo-rule applied; cath_funfam=2.60.40.60): MLLLPRAKKAINAIGFSETILKNFNLSNLKIEAATAGTIDFGQNWTFDRVNIKTTDQSALKVSNSVSVNP, translated from the coding sequence ATGTTACTGCTACCGCGTGCTAAAAAGGCAATCAATGCCATTGGTTTTTCAGAAACCATATTAAAAAACTTTAACCTCTCCAACCTGAAAATAGAAGCAGCTACTGCCGGAACGATCGATTTCGGGCAAAACTGGACTTTTGATCGGGTGAATATTAAAACTACAGACCAAAGCGCATTGAAAGTAAGTAATTCAGTAAGTGTAAATCCTTAG
- a CDS encoding polygalacturonase (product_source=COG5434; cath_funfam=2.160.20.10; cleavage_site_network=SignalP-noTM; cog=COG5434; pfam=PF00295; smart=SM00710; superfamily=51126) codes for MKSIHSFMLAAFMLVSITVFAQPKTPDWVSKVGARKFSFKQNNYLVNKYGAINDGKTLATNAIQKAIDDCAAKGGGIVFFEAGKYLTGSIFIKNGVNLKIDEGVEILGSQNIKDYPEIDTRVAGIEMKWPAALINILKQNKASISGKGLINAQGKPFWEYYWNLRKEYDPKGLRWIVDYDAKRPRTILVEPGKDVVIKDIHVQQAGFWTVQILYSSYVTVDHITIRNNVDGSGPSTDGIDVDSSLWTLIENCDIDCNDDNFCLKAGRDWDGLRVNRPTEYVVIRNCVARKGAGLLTLGSETSGSIRHVWATDLVGYGTGNAINIKSAKTRGGTVEDVYFGNITMHGVGNVIQVNPNWNPAYSYSTLPAGYHPDSIPAHWTKLLTHVEPANKGIPKIQNINVFNVTATAC; via the coding sequence ATGAAAAGCATCCATTCTTTTATGCTTGCAGCGTTTATGCTCGTTAGTATTACCGTTTTTGCCCAACCCAAAACACCAGACTGGGTAAGCAAGGTGGGTGCTAGGAAATTCAGTTTTAAGCAGAATAACTATCTTGTAAACAAATATGGCGCGATAAACGATGGTAAAACTTTGGCTACAAATGCCATTCAAAAGGCCATTGACGATTGTGCGGCGAAAGGCGGAGGTATCGTTTTTTTTGAAGCGGGCAAATACCTTACGGGATCAATATTTATTAAAAATGGAGTCAATTTAAAGATTGATGAAGGTGTTGAAATTTTGGGTAGCCAGAACATTAAGGATTACCCAGAAATCGATACACGTGTGGCCGGCATCGAAATGAAATGGCCTGCTGCGCTGATCAACATTCTAAAACAAAATAAAGCTTCTATTTCGGGCAAAGGACTCATTAATGCCCAGGGCAAACCATTTTGGGAATATTACTGGAATTTAAGAAAAGAATATGATCCGAAAGGGTTAAGGTGGATTGTAGATTATGATGCTAAACGGCCAAGAACAATACTGGTCGAACCGGGAAAGGATGTGGTGATTAAAGATATTCATGTACAACAGGCCGGATTTTGGACAGTCCAGATTTTGTACTCTTCTTATGTAACGGTAGATCATATTACCATTCGGAACAATGTAGATGGCAGCGGCCCGAGTACTGATGGAATTGACGTCGATTCTTCGTTATGGACACTGATTGAAAATTGCGATATCGATTGTAATGATGATAATTTCTGCCTTAAAGCTGGTCGCGATTGGGATGGCTTAAGGGTAAACCGACCAACCGAATATGTGGTGATCCGCAATTGTGTGGCGCGTAAAGGAGCAGGCCTACTTACTTTGGGCAGCGAAACATCAGGCAGTATCCGCCATGTGTGGGCGACAGATCTGGTAGGCTATGGAACGGGTAACGCGATTAATATTAAATCGGCCAAAACAAGGGGAGGCACGGTAGAAGATGTGTATTTCGGTAACATTACCATGCATGGTGTGGGCAATGTGATCCAGGTAAATCCAAACTGGAATCCAGCTTACAGTTATTCTACTTTACCAGCGGGATACCATCCAGATTCCATCCCCGCACATTGGACCAAACTTTTAACCCATGTAGAACCAGCAAACAAAGGTATTCCTAAAATACAAAACATAAACGTGTTTAATGTTACTGCTACCGCGTGCTAA
- a CDS encoding hypothetical protein (product_source=Hypo-rule applied; cath_funfam=2.60.40.10; cleavage_site_network=SignalP-noTM; pfam=PF14614; superfamily=48208,49303) has translation MKRFYSLCYCLGLSVTTLFGQELYPPTLKSGTWHNENASLRYRPEGRDFVIHNGTRRFTRALYGTNTAFRVEAGDLPEFALYMPAMGGNLQFGLLDGNNSKWLIKATDITARYRPGSMIYTIKDPLLGNGTLHLTLLALSNSDGMVLKARFENVKKGVELLWVFGGASDKKFSRSGDMGVDPESSFYLEKQNCKDNLFTVTKNSFQLQYAKIKKISGIFPAETRIADAADLSSPLTLDQSKTQQNPIVTGKLRVENGKDFYVLIQNPEKDNAPKTWDSATQFMESEKKREVLADRVQVDTPDPFFNTIGGTLAMASDGIWEAPSYMHGAIGWRMRLPGWRGPYTADPLGWHDRARTHFNAYAKSQVLNPESGTILADTAFNLSRSKEVMGTAMFSNGYISREPDGKSIRPHHYDMNLVYIDQLLWHFNWTGDLAYVKEMWPVIKRHLAWEKRVFDADDNGLYDAYAAIWASDALQYSGGSGTHSSAYNFRANLIAAKLARLINEDASVYQKEADKILKAMNAQLWMPEKGWYAEYKDALGLQQLHPAAGLWTVYHSIDSEVPDAFQAWQSLRYVDTNIPHIPVRAKGLEDKGYYTLSTTNWMPYEWSLNNVVLAEVTHTALANWQVGRTEEAFKLWKSEILASMYIGGSPGNFAQVSRYDAILGESYRDFGDPVGINSRTLVEGLFGVVPDALNKTLLIRPGLPQEWDHAALNIPDLSFSFKRKGLVDTYELLPRFAIRLRLKMRIKARSNQLKSVKINGKAVKWKNVADAIGLPEIEIESAVAKDYLVELIWGGETLNQPKIGAAYTDGSKMEVDFGKAKIVKIFDPQQVLNNINTSESKLSTNLQGEPGDRTFFAQVKNGPFMYWFPVCFKLKKAVKKPDQNLDLTAKEWAGKKLETQDLSTYFNDQVGQIFNHKYLSPRPQTTTLQLAWQGIGDWTHPKLKPEINDMGLRKLAGNKGEFSLASGVVFKTPSDSTSKNIIYTAQWDNFPRKAEISLSGKASGIFFLLAGTTNPMQSRMDNGVITVQYTDGSTQKLLLRNPENWWPIEQDLFTDGFAFDTGAERPVRVHLKTGKIVTGQDGDSWNGKDIKGGAATALGLKLDPNKTLAKLTLSALCNDVIIGLMAVTLVR, from the coding sequence ATGAAAAGATTTTACAGTTTATGCTACTGCCTGGGTTTATCGGTGACTACACTTTTTGGACAAGAACTTTATCCTCCAACCTTAAAATCAGGAACCTGGCATAATGAAAACGCAAGTTTACGGTACCGTCCGGAGGGAAGAGACTTTGTTATCCATAACGGTACAAGAAGGTTTACCAGAGCATTATACGGAACCAATACTGCATTTCGGGTCGAGGCTGGCGATCTGCCTGAATTTGCTTTGTATATGCCAGCTATGGGCGGTAACCTGCAGTTTGGCTTACTTGATGGCAATAACAGCAAATGGCTGATTAAGGCAACGGATATTACCGCCAGGTACCGTCCGGGATCGATGATTTACACGATAAAAGATCCATTGCTGGGAAATGGGACGCTTCATTTAACCCTCCTTGCATTGAGCAATAGCGATGGTATGGTGTTAAAAGCCCGTTTCGAAAATGTGAAAAAGGGTGTAGAGCTGCTTTGGGTTTTCGGTGGAGCAAGTGATAAAAAGTTTAGCCGGAGTGGCGATATGGGGGTAGATCCCGAATCTTCTTTTTACCTTGAAAAACAAAACTGCAAGGATAATTTATTTACGGTTACAAAAAACAGTTTCCAGCTCCAATATGCCAAAATCAAAAAGATAAGCGGAATTTTCCCTGCCGAAACCAGGATTGCGGATGCTGCTGATTTATCTTCTCCTTTAACATTAGATCAATCTAAAACACAGCAAAATCCAATAGTTACCGGAAAACTAAGGGTAGAAAATGGTAAAGATTTCTATGTATTGATCCAAAATCCTGAAAAAGACAATGCTCCTAAAACATGGGATAGTGCTACCCAGTTTATGGAATCAGAAAAGAAACGTGAAGTTTTAGCCGATCGGGTACAGGTTGATACACCAGATCCCTTTTTCAACACCATCGGTGGTACTTTGGCGATGGCTTCGGATGGGATTTGGGAAGCACCATCTTATATGCACGGTGCCATAGGCTGGCGGATGCGTTTGCCCGGTTGGCGCGGGCCTTACACTGCCGATCCACTAGGTTGGCACGATCGGGCACGAACACATTTTAATGCCTACGCCAAATCGCAGGTGCTCAATCCCGAGAGTGGTACTATCTTGGCCGATACTGCTTTTAATCTTTCACGATCAAAAGAGGTCATGGGGACTGCAATGTTCAGCAATGGCTACATCAGTCGTGAACCGGATGGAAAATCGATCAGACCACACCATTACGATATGAACCTGGTGTATATCGATCAATTACTGTGGCATTTTAACTGGACAGGCGATTTAGCTTATGTAAAAGAAATGTGGCCGGTAATTAAGCGGCACCTGGCTTGGGAGAAAAGAGTTTTTGATGCGGATGATAACGGTCTTTATGATGCCTATGCAGCCATTTGGGCAAGCGATGCATTGCAATATAGTGGCGGAAGCGGAACACATAGCTCAGCTTATAACTTCCGCGCGAATTTAATTGCCGCTAAACTTGCCCGTTTGATTAATGAAGATGCAAGTGTCTATCAAAAAGAGGCCGACAAAATATTAAAAGCCATGAATGCCCAACTCTGGATGCCAGAAAAAGGCTGGTATGCAGAATATAAAGATGCTTTAGGCCTACAGCAATTGCATCCGGCTGCAGGTTTATGGACGGTTTATCACAGTATAGATTCGGAGGTTCCGGATGCTTTTCAGGCCTGGCAGAGTTTAAGGTATGTTGATACCAATATCCCACACATACCTGTAAGGGCTAAAGGACTCGAAGATAAAGGTTACTATACTTTATCAACCACAAACTGGATGCCTTACGAATGGTCGTTAAACAATGTGGTTTTAGCGGAAGTTACCCATACGGCATTGGCCAACTGGCAAGTTGGCAGGACTGAAGAAGCCTTTAAGCTTTGGAAAAGCGAAATATTGGCCAGCATGTATATTGGGGGAAGTCCGGGTAATTTTGCCCAGGTTTCTCGTTATGATGCCATTTTAGGGGAGTCGTACCGCGATTTTGGTGATCCGGTAGGCATTAATTCAAGAACACTCGTTGAAGGGCTTTTTGGTGTGGTGCCTGATGCACTGAATAAAACCTTGCTCATCAGACCAGGTTTACCGCAAGAATGGGATCATGCGGCCCTAAACATTCCTGATCTTTCTTTTTCTTTTAAACGGAAAGGATTAGTTGATACCTATGAGCTATTGCCGAGGTTTGCGATTAGGCTCAGACTTAAAATGCGCATTAAAGCCAGGAGCAATCAATTAAAATCGGTTAAGATTAATGGAAAAGCAGTAAAGTGGAAAAATGTAGCCGACGCAATTGGCTTACCTGAAATCGAGATTGAAAGCGCAGTTGCAAAAGATTATTTGGTTGAATTGATTTGGGGAGGTGAAACCTTAAATCAACCTAAAATTGGCGCAGCCTATACTGATGGTTCGAAAATGGAAGTCGATTTTGGTAAAGCTAAAATTGTTAAAATATTCGATCCACAGCAGGTGCTTAACAATATAAATACAAGTGAAAGTAAACTTAGTACAAATCTTCAGGGCGAACCAGGCGACCGTACCTTCTTTGCCCAGGTTAAGAATGGTCCGTTCATGTATTGGTTTCCTGTTTGTTTTAAACTGAAGAAGGCAGTGAAAAAGCCGGATCAAAATTTAGATTTAACTGCTAAAGAATGGGCAGGTAAAAAGCTGGAAACGCAAGATTTATCGACTTATTTTAACGATCAGGTCGGTCAGATTTTTAACCATAAATACCTGTCTCCACGGCCACAAACCACAACTTTACAGCTGGCCTGGCAAGGCATTGGTGATTGGACGCATCCCAAATTAAAACCCGAAATCAATGATATGGGCTTGCGTAAACTGGCAGGCAACAAAGGTGAATTTTCATTGGCTTCTGGAGTGGTTTTTAAAACACCATCAGATAGCACTTCAAAAAATATCATTTACACCGCTCAGTGGGACAATTTTCCCCGAAAAGCAGAAATTTCACTTTCTGGTAAAGCAAGCGGGATCTTTTTCCTTTTGGCAGGGACAACCAACCCCATGCAAAGCAGAATGGATAATGGTGTAATTACGGTTCAGTATACCGATGGATCTACCCAAAAATTGTTATTACGTAACCCCGAAAATTGGTGGCCGATTGAGCAGGATCTTTTTACCGATGGTTTCGCTTTCGATACCGGTGCAGAACGGCCTGTACGTGTACACCTGAAAACAGGTAAAATTGTAACCGGACAAGATGGCGATAGCTGGAACGGAAAAGATATAAAAGGAGGTGCAGCAACAGCTTTGGGCCTAAAGCTTGATCCTAACAAAACACTGGCTAAGCTTACCTTATCGGCGCTTTGTAATGATGTCATTATCGGTTTAATGGCCGTAACACTGGTTCGTTAG